One segment of Cetobacterium sp. NK01 DNA contains the following:
- the rfaE1 gene encoding D-glycero-beta-D-manno-heptose-7-phosphate kinase encodes MEKSRLEEILKSFQNLKVAVVGDMMLDDYLIGIVERISPEAPVPVVSIKEERFVLGGAANVVNNLSTLGAKAVCFGVIGEDFDGDRLVKELEKKSIETTGIVRSEDRPTIVKRRIIGGNQQLLRLDWEDARPINESTEDLLIKHIEKKIEGLDAIILSDYDKGVLTPKVVKKIISLCREKGIIVTVDPKPKNALNYVGATSMTPNRKEAIECLGKKSFDNIIEIGKELKEKLNLDNLLLTRSEEGMSLFEKDEVINIPTYAKEVFDVTGAGDTVISVFTLASAAGVSLHEAAKIANTAAGVVVGKMGTSTVTTEEILEFYNRIYNEWK; translated from the coding sequence ATGGAAAAAAGTAGATTAGAAGAGATACTTAAAAGTTTTCAAAATTTAAAAGTAGCAGTTGTAGGAGATATGATGCTAGATGATTATTTAATAGGAATCGTTGAAAGAATATCTCCAGAGGCACCCGTGCCAGTTGTATCAATAAAAGAGGAAAGATTTGTATTAGGTGGAGCAGCGAATGTAGTTAATAATCTTTCAACATTAGGAGCTAAAGCAGTTTGTTTTGGAGTTATTGGAGAAGATTTTGATGGAGATAGATTAGTAAAAGAGCTTGAGAAGAAATCAATTGAAACAACAGGAATAGTAAGAAGTGAAGATAGACCAACAATAGTAAAAAGAAGAATAATTGGAGGAAATCAACAACTGCTTAGATTAGATTGGGAAGACGCTAGACCAATTAATGAAAGTACAGAGGATCTTTTAATAAAACATATAGAAAAAAAGATAGAAGGATTGGATGCTATAATTTTATCTGATTATGATAAGGGAGTATTAACACCTAAAGTTGTAAAAAAAATAATATCTCTATGTAGAGAAAAGGGGATAATAGTAACGGTAGATCCAAAACCTAAAAATGCTTTGAACTATGTAGGGGCTACATCTATGACTCCAAATAGAAAAGAAGCAATAGAGTGTTTAGGTAAAAAAAGTTTTGATAATATAATAGAAATTGGAAAAGAACTAAAAGAAAAGTTAAATTTAGATAATCTTTTATTAACAAGAAGTGAAGAGGGAATGAGTTTATTTGAAAAAGATGAAGTAATAAATATTCCAACATATGCAAAAGAAGTTTTTGATGTAACAGGAGCAGGAGATACAGTTATTTCTGTATTTACATTAGCAAGTGCAGCGGGAGTATCTTTACATGAAGCAGCTAAAATAGCAAATACTGCAGCAGGAGTCGTAGTTGGAAAAATGGGAACATCGACAGTTACAACAGAAGAAATTCTAGAATTTTATAATAGAATTTATAATGAATGGAAGTAG
- a CDS encoding type II secretion system protein GspD gives MIYKIWILLIFIHINTFTIETYPKELDLKDVPITDVFAHLSKYSKYTLIGDSYVKDIVVDGYFKKGTAIEEILEVIEKTYGLSKIKTGKTLIFRGRKSENKDMLIGKIYDINTNKELKNIKIILKKKDKIEVFSGDYGEYLIDDIIKGTYFISVLSEDYYYGGDFLEIKDGINQFDLYVERKNLKYSKNIPQEREQKNKKDDIIENILLENLNHEEIEKIIKETFDEKLKTSISAGNNSIILFGKGEHIYSAKKLIKSLDRRKKQVRVTAEIIDVKENLFEDLGFNWVYDTQGKLSDKSSGVYLETLISGTVDGLGDIMGSSINFVSKFNSGKDVLDLTLNLLETTQDLTINALPSIILLNGETGTLKMTEEVIVGQDKEESTNNDMITYTPIFKEAGIILKVLPYIKEDNSVYLSINLEASDFKLKKSLKPSDINSGTFNADGGSKVSRNLETKVRLRNNDVILIGGLKRKIDQKINSRVPILSEIPAVGVLFKSKSSRLEHTDLYIKLKAEVIEEI, from the coding sequence ATGATATATAAAATTTGGATTTTACTTATATTTATCCATATAAATACTTTTACGATAGAAACTTATCCAAAAGAGCTAGATTTAAAAGATGTTCCTATAACCGATGTTTTTGCACATCTTTCTAAATATTCAAAATACACATTAATAGGAGATTCCTATGTAAAAGATATTGTTGTGGATGGATATTTTAAAAAAGGTACAGCTATAGAAGAGATTTTAGAAGTTATAGAAAAGACATATGGATTATCAAAAATAAAAACTGGAAAAACTTTAATATTTCGTGGAAGAAAATCTGAAAATAAAGATATGCTTATTGGGAAAATTTATGATATAAATACAAATAAAGAATTAAAAAATATAAAAATCATATTGAAAAAAAAGGATAAAATAGAAGTTTTTTCAGGAGATTATGGTGAATATTTAATAGATGATATTATAAAGGGAACCTACTTTATCTCAGTTTTATCTGAGGATTATTATTATGGAGGAGATTTTTTAGAAATAAAAGATGGAATAAATCAATTTGATCTTTATGTAGAAAGAAAAAATTTAAAATATTCAAAAAATATACCACAAGAAAGAGAACAAAAAAACAAAAAAGATGATATAATAGAAAATATTTTATTAGAAAATTTAAATCATGAAGAGATTGAAAAAATAATTAAAGAAACTTTTGATGAAAAATTAAAGACTTCAATTAGTGCCGGAAATAATTCTATTATACTTTTTGGAAAAGGTGAGCATATTTATTCTGCTAAAAAGTTAATTAAAAGTTTAGATAGAAGAAAAAAACAGGTCAGAGTAACAGCTGAAATTATAGATGTAAAAGAAAATCTTTTTGAAGATCTTGGGTTTAATTGGGTATATGATACTCAAGGAAAATTATCAGATAAGAGTAGTGGAGTTTATTTAGAAACTTTGATATCAGGAACAGTAGATGGTTTAGGTGATATAATGGGAAGCTCTATAAATTTTGTTAGCAAATTTAATAGTGGTAAAGATGTTTTAGACTTAACTTTAAACTTATTAGAAACAACACAAGATTTAACAATAAATGCTTTGCCTTCTATAATATTACTAAATGGAGAGACGGGAACTTTAAAAATGACAGAAGAGGTAATTGTAGGACAAGACAAAGAGGAAAGTACTAATAATGATATGATAACCTATACACCTATTTTTAAAGAAGCTGGAATAATTTTAAAAGTTTTACCATATATAAAAGAGGATAACAGTGTATATTTAAGCATTAATTTGGAGGCAAGTGATTTTAAATTAAAAAAATCTTTAAAACCAAGTGATATAAACTCAGGAACATTTAATGCAGATGGTGGATCAAAAGTATCTAGAAATTTGGAGACAAAAGTTAGGTTAAGAAATAATGATGTTATTTTAATCGGTGGATTAAAAAGGAAGATAGATCAAAAAATAAATAGTAGAGTTCCTATTTTGAGTGAAATTCCTGCTGTTGGAGTTTTATTTAAAAGTAAATCAAGTAGATTAGAACACACAGATTTGTATATAAAATTAAAAGCTGAAGTAATAGAGGAGATTTAA
- a CDS encoding type II secretion system protein, whose protein sequence is MYINKNKGFSLVEIIVTLIASILVFQVLYFYLDEINSEKKQNFYRLRFNKDMKLILTKINNSIYESSNYKIYNLFQMNTYIDYTKLSLKKGNTLIIEKYIPLEERYTEIEIYHFIDNSIYSFAGKKIRKNEITVFLESRERILKNLTIDFKLEEYGVSMEGFYLNEKIRKDFKK, encoded by the coding sequence ATGTATATAAACAAAAATAAAGGTTTTTCTTTAGTTGAAATAATTGTAACATTAATTGCGTCAATATTGGTTTTTCAAGTATTATATTTTTATTTAGATGAGATTAATAGTGAAAAGAAACAAAATTTTTATAGATTACGTTTTAATAAAGATATGAAATTAATTTTAACTAAAATTAATAATTCAATATATGAGTCATCAAATTATAAAATTTATAATTTATTTCAAATGAATACTTATATTGATTATACAAAATTAAGTTTAAAAAAAGGTAATACTTTAATAATTGAAAAATATATACCTTTAGAAGAGCGATATACAGAGATTGAAATTTACCATTTTATAGATAATTCTATATATTCTTTTGCAGGGAAAAAAATAAGAAAAAATGAAATAACAGTATTTTTAGAAAGTAGAGAACGGATATTAAAAAATCTAACTATAGATTTTAAATTGGAAGAATATGGAGTCTCAATGGAGGGATTTTATTTGAATGAAAAAATTAGAAAAGATTTTAAGAAATAA
- a CDS encoding prepilin peptidase: MVKALIYIFISIIFIDIIIRDRRDKIILNKSNISLLFLGLILSVIEKDFVERILGAAVYVLPFILIYSYGSDFLEKDCMGVGDIKLVISLGFLLKFESFYKVLLFVNISFIIPLFFLVVKYLFFKKVDKEIAFGPFLILAYILLLFWGEI, from the coding sequence ATGGTCAAAGCTCTAATTTATATTTTTATAAGTATTATATTTATTGATATTATTATACGAGATAGAAGGGATAAAATTATTTTAAATAAAAGTAATATATCTCTTCTTTTTTTAGGTTTAATTTTATCAGTTATAGAAAAAGATTTTGTAGAAAGAATTTTAGGTGCAGCAGTTTATGTATTGCCATTTATTTTGATTTATTCTTATGGAAGTGATTTTTTAGAAAAAGATTGTATGGGAGTTGGTGATATTAAATTAGTTATTTCACTAGGATTTCTTTTAAAATTTGAAAGTTTTTATAAAGTATTATTGTTTGTAAACATAAGTTTTATCATTCCATTATTTTTTCTGGTAGTAAAATATTTATTTTTCAAAAAAGTTGATAAAGAAATTGCATTTGGCCCATTTTTAATTTTAGCGTATATTTTGCTTTTATTTTGGGGAGAGATATGA
- a CDS encoding type II secretion system protein, with translation MRKKIKGFSVIEIVLVLGVIGILSSFIAPKVRDYLAMAKDSKVINALQSLRMANETYYLENGNYPMFEQSNITTILVVLEKYIGNKFQLTNGELLLDVGGSKEMADSKDIKYGGKIKIEIENNDFILKPTDEIYKFNLRGDEWSKL, from the coding sequence ATGAGAAAAAAAATAAAAGGATTTAGCGTTATTGAAATTGTTTTAGTATTAGGAGTAATTGGAATTTTAAGTAGTTTCATAGCTCCTAAAGTAAGAGATTATTTAGCTATGGCAAAAGATTCTAAAGTTATAAATGCTCTTCAAAGTTTAAGAATGGCAAATGAAACGTATTATTTAGAGAATGGAAATTACCCAATGTTTGAGCAAAGTAATATAACAACAATTTTAGTAGTTTTAGAAAAATATATAGGAAATAAATTTCAGTTGACTAATGGAGAATTATTATTAGATGTTGGCGGAAGTAAAGAAATGGCTGACAGTAAAGATATAAAATATGGAGGAAAAATCAAAATAGAAATAGAAAATAACGATTTTATATTAAAGCCAACTGATGAAATTTATAAATTTAATTTGAGGGGAGACGAATGGTCAAAGCTCTAA
- a CDS encoding type II secretion system F family protein, which yields MRLYRCLVLNKENNKLEKIYCEKNKKTLLKKILLEENILIKILEIQFRKNIKEKELREVYLKIGRLLNAGLSLKKAIEFQKNNQKNLTLNFKIFNINSRLEKGEDIYEILKDEDLIKERELLIIFVSENVGKIGDGFLKIAYLKEKKEKLKNDLKIALSYPIFILFISTIIIILIFILIVPNFQILYDLNKDDLPLLTKIILKIKDIFSEYSYAILIIICVVFFCSKLQKVKRQLQRIPFIKKFLYEKYIINILDNLSILLEAGISIDKGVDIILDNLDVGNFKNKIYILRNLKKGETLSSCFKKLEILSLEEINMISVGEESSKIEVILKEISLSRNEVLERKIKIMLKLAEPILLLLIGILISIFVVGLYLPILNMNEILEI from the coding sequence ATGAGGTTATATAGATGTTTAGTTTTAAATAAAGAAAATAATAAATTAGAAAAAATATATTGTGAAAAAAATAAAAAAACACTTTTAAAAAAAATTTTATTAGAAGAGAATATACTAATAAAAATTTTAGAGATTCAATTTAGAAAAAATATAAAAGAAAAAGAGTTAAGAGAAGTTTATTTAAAAATAGGAAGATTGTTAAATGCAGGACTTTCATTAAAAAAAGCGATAGAGTTTCAAAAAAATAATCAAAAAAATTTGACTTTGAATTTTAAGATTTTTAATATTAATAGTCGTTTGGAAAAAGGAGAAGATATATATGAGATTTTAAAAGATGAAGATTTAATAAAAGAAAGAGAATTATTAATTATTTTTGTTTCTGAAAACGTTGGAAAAATAGGTGACGGTTTTTTAAAAATAGCTTATTTAAAGGAAAAAAAAGAAAAATTAAAAAATGATTTAAAAATTGCACTTTCATATCCAATTTTTATTTTGTTTATATCAACAATAATAATAATATTAATTTTCATTTTAATTGTTCCGAATTTTCAAATATTATACGATTTAAATAAAGATGACTTGCCACTATTAACAAAAATAATTTTAAAAATAAAAGATATATTTTCAGAGTATTCCTACGCAATTTTAATAATAATTTGTGTAGTTTTTTTTTGTTCAAAATTACAAAAAGTAAAAAGACAATTACAAAGAATACCATTTATAAAAAAATTTTTATATGAAAAATATATCATAAATATTTTAGATAATTTATCGATATTATTAGAAGCTGGCATATCTATTGATAAAGGGGTAGATATAATTTTAGATAATTTAGATGTAGGAAATTTTAAAAATAAAATTTATATATTGAGAAATTTAAAAAAAGGAGAAACCTTATCTAGTTGTTTTAAAAAATTAGAAATTCTTTCTTTAGAGGAGATAAATATGATTTCTGTTGGCGAAGAAAGTTCTAAAATTGAAGTTATTTTAAAAGAGATATCTTTATCTAGAAATGAGGTATTAGAAAGAAAGATAAAAATAATGTTAAAATTAGCAGAACCTATTTTATTATTGTTAATAGGAATATTGATAAGTATTTTTGTGGTTGGTTTATATTTACCTATTTTAAATATGAATGAAATATTAGAGATTTGA